From the genome of Longispora fulva:
CCAGCGCCGCCCCGGACCAGTCCACCACCCCGGTGAGCTGGTCGCTCTCCCACAGCACGTTGCCAGACCAGTAGTCGAAATGGGTCAGCACCCGCGGCTGGGCGGCGAGGGTCGGGCGGAGCTCGGCCAGCGCCGGTGCGGCCGGGCCGGTCGGTGCCGAGCTGCCGGCTGTCATGCCGTCCCGGAGGCCGCCGAGGGCGGTCAGGGGGGTGGTGTGGATCCGGGCCAGCGCGTGGCCGAGCTGGCGCGCCGCCCGTTCGGGGGACTGTGGGTTGATGTCCGCGTGGCCGGGCAGCCGGGTGAGCAGGGAGGCGGGCTCACCGCAGCGGGCGCCGTCCGGGTCGGCGGCGACCAGTTCCGGGGCCCAGCCGCCGAGGCCGTCGAGCGCCGCGAGCGCCAGGGCCTCGCGGGCGGGGGCGGGGTCGCCGGCCGGGTAGCGGCGCAGCACCAGTTCCCGGGCGGGCGCGATG
Proteins encoded in this window:
- a CDS encoding phosphotransferase family protein is translated as MINTEPSATALAWVAAASGAAEAHVVRRLAGGTHAATHLVATIAPARELVLRRYPAGDPAPAREALALAALDGLGGWAPELVAADPDGARCGEPASLLTRLPGHADINPQSPERAARQLGHALARIHTTPLTALGGLRDGMTAGSSAPTGPAAPALAELRPTLAAQPRVLTHFDYWSGNVLWESDQLTGVVDWSGAALAPRGFDVSWCRLDLVLLHGPDAARAFLDAYQETAEPVPAMAAWDLFALGNSHTAVEGWLPNYHDLGRADMTSADLRARHTAWLDDRLRSG